One Alphaproteobacteria bacterium genomic window, CTCGAGCGGATCGGCCGCCTGGACGACACGCTGGTCGTGCTGACCACCGACCATGGCGAGATGCTGGGCGACCATTATCTGTTCGGCAAGCTGGGCTATTTCGACCAGAGCTTCCACATCCCGCTGATCGTCGCCGGTCCCGGTGTGGTCGGCGGCCGCAGGGTCGAGGCCTTCACCGAATCGGTCGACGTGATGCCCACGGTGATCGACCTGCTCGGCGCCGCGGTGCCGCGCGCGGTCGACGGCCGCTCGCTGCGGCCGTTCCTGCAGGGACGGGACGCGGAAGGCTGGCGGGATGCGGCGCATTGGGAGTTCGATTTCCGCGAGGTGGCGACCGGCGCGGCGCAGCGCGCGCTCGGGCTGGATCTGGACGACTGCGCGCTCGGCGTGCTGCGCGACGACGCGTTCAAGTACGTGCACTTCACGGCACTGCCGCCGTTGCTGTTCGACCTCGCCCGCGACCCCGGCGAGCTGTGCAACCGGGCGGAGGATCCGGACTATGCCGCGGTGCGGCTGCGCTATGCCGAGCGCATGCTGGCGTGGCGCGCCCGCCACCTCGACCGCACGCTCAGCGGGATCGAGTTGCACCCGTCCGGCATGGTCGCCGCCGGGCGGGCCGAAACGAACCAATTTGGGCCCAATTGATGGCAATTAATGGATTGAAGCGGCCCGAAATCTGAGGCTAGGTTGCCTCGATGGGAACCAATCGCGGTTACAGCCACATCATCGTCGGTGCCGGTTCCGCCGGCTGCGCGCTGGCCAATCGGCTGTCGGCCGACCCGGCGACGCGGGTGCTGCTGGTCGAGGCCGGCGGCTGGGACCGCGACCCGCTGATCCACGTGCCGCTGGGCTGGGGCAAGATCCTGCAGCGCCGCCTGCACGACTGGATGTACTTCAGCGAGCCGGAGGACTCGGTCGGCGGCCGCCGCATCGAATGCGCGCGCGGCAAAGTGATCGGCGGATCGTCGTCGGTGAACGCGATGGCCTATGTCCGCGGCAACCGCGCCGACTATGACGGTTGGGCCGAGGCCGGGCTCGACCGCTGGTCCTATGCCCATGCGCTGCCCTATTTCCGCCGTCAGGAAAGCTGGGCCGGCGGCGCCGACGCCTATCGCGGCGATTCCGGACCGCTCGCGACCCAACCCTGCCGCTATCAGGACCCGCTGGTCGAGGCCTTCGCCGACGCCGGGCGCGAGGCCGGACACGGCTGGACCGACGACTACAACGGCGCGCAGCAGGAGGGCTTCGCCCGCCTGCAGATGACCATCCGCAACGGCCGGCGCTGCAGTGGCGCCACCGCCTATCTGCGTCCCGTCCTCAAGCGGTCGAACCTCGACGTGATGGTCGGCGCGCAGGCGACGCAGGTGCTGCTCGAGGGCCCGCCGCGCCGTCGGCATCGAGCTGGCGCGCGGCGGAATCCGCGAGGAAATCCGCGCCGACAGCGAAGTGATCCTGGCCGGCGGCGTGATCAACTCGCCACAGCTGCTGCTGTTGTCGGGTATCGGCGATCCGGCGGCGCTGGCGCGGCACGGGATCGCGGTCAAGGCGGCGCTGCCCGGGGTCGGCGCCAACCTGCAGGACCACGTCTCGGTCATCCTGATGTATCAGCGCAAGGAGCCGGGACCGTTCCACCGGCTGATGCGCCTCGACCGCGTCGGCACGGCGATGGCACGGGCCTATCTGACCGGAACCGGGCCCGCGGCCGACGTTCCCGGCGGCATCACCGCCTTCCTGCGCAGCGATGCCGGCCTCGCGCTGCCTGACATCCAATTTCTGTTCACGGCGGCGCCGCTGGGCGCATGGCCCTACCTGCAGCCGTTCAAGGCACCGTTCGCCGACGGATTCGCCAGCCGCATCGTGATGCTGCAGCCGGAAAGCGAAGGCACCGTCGCGCTGGCCGGACCGGACCCGCTGGCCAAGCCGCTGATCCGCTCGAATTTCCTGGCGACCGACGCCGACTGGCGCACGTTGCGCCGCGGCGTCGAAGATGGCCCGCGCGGTCGCCGCGCAGCCGGCGCTGCGTCCGTTCATCGCCAGCGAGATCGCGCCGGGCCTCGACAAGACCACGCCGGACGCAATCGATGCGCATATACGCAGCACGGCGATCACCGTGCATCACCCGCTGGGCACCTGCCGGATGGGCCCGGACGACGACCCGCTGGCGGTGGTGGACCAGGACCTGCGGGTGCGCGGGGTCGACGGGCTGCGGGTGGTCGACGCCTCGGTGATGCCGCGGCTGGTGCGCGGCAACATCAATGCGGCGGTGGTGATGATCGCCGAAAAGGCGTCGGACCTGATCCTGGGCAAGACCCCGCTGGCGCCGGCCGCATCGGTGGCACCGGGCGCGGCCGCCGCCTGAGACTACTCGGCGGCGATGCTCTCCCGCCGAGCGCGATAGCCGGTCGGCAGCGCGTCCGCGAACAGGCTCTGGTGCACGTCGCTCAGATGCTCGTGCATCAACTGCTCGGCACGGGCGCCGTCGCGTGCCGCGATCGCGGCGACGATCGCCTCATGAAAGGCCGCATGGGCCGACTGCCGCTTGAAGCAGTGCCCGCTCTCGCCGAAGCGCGCCATCGCCTCCTCGCGCAGCGCGCCGCTGAACGCGTCGAAGAACATCAGGAACAGCGCGTTGTGCGACAGTTCCGCGATGAAGCGGTGCAGGGCGGTATCGGCGGCCTGGTAGGCGGTATGCTCGGCGGCATCGCGGGTGCGCTGGGCGAGCCTGCGCAGGCGCTGCACATCCTGCTGCGAAGCATAGAGCGCCGCGCGCCGTGCCATGATCGGCTCGATGATCAGCCGCAGCTCGATCATCTCCACCGGGTTGGCGCGCTGCGCCAGCCAGCGCCAGTCGTCCTGTACGGGGACCTCGCCGCGTCGCGGCGCCGGTGCCGCCTTGTCGACGACGAAGGTACCGCGGCCCTGGTGGCGCTGGACGACGCCTTCCTCCTCCAACTCGGCCAGCGCACGACGCAGCACCCGGCGGCCGGTACCGAGCTGTTCGGCCAGCACGCGTTCCGGCGGGACCCGCCCGTCCGATTGCTGCGCCCAGCTGCCGATCATCTGCCGCAGCGACGCCAGCGTGTTCTGATAGCGCTCCATTCCAGCCATCCGAAATCGCCGCGGCCGCCTGCCGTGGCCGCACTTCGCGCGCGCCTGCCTGCACGCCGTCGTTCTGCATACACCAGCCGGAGCGCATTGGTCCACACGCCAGCATGCACGCGGGGCCTGCACGCCGGACGGCGGCGACCGCAGTCGGTTGACAACCGCCGGCGGAGTGGTGTCATCTGATGGCGGAATTGGTGCGCTCGTTGGGTTGGATGCAACCAATTTGGTTCGCATCCGTCTTGCGGGCGCTGCTGGGCTCGGGGGAGGAGCGGCCACCGCCAGTTGTGTCCGCTTTGCTGGCGCGGCCCGTGCACAGGTGTCATTCTGGCGCCTGGGCACGGGCCAACCGGCACGTGATCGACGAAGCAAGGCCTGCGCCCGGCCGCGTCGGCGCGGGCAACAAGGGCGAGGTTGTTCAGGAGGGCGATGATGAAGCATTTCGATCCGAAGTCGACCAAACTGCGTGCGGGCCTGCTGGCGAGCGCGCTGACCGGGGCGATGCTGGCGTTGCAGCCGGCCCTGGCGGCGGACGTGACCAGCATCGCCATCTTGGTGCCGGAGCAGGGCACCGACTATGGCTGGAACCAGCAGGGGGTCGACGCGGCGCGCGCGGTGGCGGAGACCTACGGGCTCGAGTTCCTGCCGGCCGAGGGCCTGGGCTACGGCGACGTCCGGCCGACCCTGCGCGAACTGGCCGAGGAAGGCGCCAGCCTGATGATCGCCCACGCCAGCGGCTACAACACCGCGGCGCCGGAGATCGCGGCGGAGACCGGCGTGCCGGTGGCGATCGTCGACCGGCCCGACGACATCCAGGCCGGCCTGGTCGCCGACTACACGCTGCACGGCCACACCGGCGCCTATCTGGCCGGCGCCATGGCGGCGATGATGACCCGCACCGGCACGGTCGGCGTGGTGGTGTCCGGCGAGCCGCCGTCGTGGAACTCGCAGTCGGCCGGTTTCGCCCAGGGCGTGCGGGCGACCAATGCCAACGTCAAGATCGTCTATGCCGTGATCGGCCCGGCCGCCTACAGCGACGCGGCCGGCGGCCGCCGGGTCACCGAATCGGTGATCGCCGCAGGCGCCGACATCGTGTTCGGCCAGGGCAACGGCTCCAGCTTCGGCATGATCGAGGCGGTGGAGACGACGCCTGCGGTCGATGGCGGTCAGGCCTGGTTCATCGACGTCATCGGCGACAAGTCGGAGCTCGACAAGGGCTTCCTGCTGTCGTCGGTGCTGTGGAACATGGTGCCGGTCTACTCCGCCATGGTCGAGGACCTGCGGGCCGATACCTTCGGCACCAAGAGTTACACCATCCAGCTGGCCGACGATTCGGTGCAGCTGCTGCAGACGGACCATATTCCGGCCGATGTCTGGACCGCGGTGATGCAGATCCGCGACCAGATCATCGACGGCACCGTGACCGTCGACCTGATCACCGATGCCCAGGCCGTGCGCGACCTGATGACGTCGGTGGAGATCGGCGAGGAGTAATCCTCCCGCCGCGCCGCCTGCGGCGGTGCGATCCCAGCCTTGTCCGGGGCTGCGGCCGTCCATGCGACCGGCCGGTTGCAGCCCCGGCGCCATTTCTGCTTTGAATCGGCGACGGCCGGGGCCGGCATGACCGGCAGACGGAACATATGACGATGGACGCGGTGCAGCGCGACGGAACGGCGGCGATCGCCCTTACCGGAATCACCAAGCGTTTTCCCGGCGTGCTGGCCAATGACAACATCTCGCTGCAGTTCAACCGCGGCGAGGTGCACGCGCTGCTCGGCGAGAACGGCGCCGGCAAGTCCACCCTGATCGGCATCATGGCCGGGATGCAGCAGCCCGACGCCGGCCAGATCGCGGTCGAAGGCCACGCGGTCAGGCTCGGCGCACCGCACGACGCGCTGGCGCGCGGCATCGGCACGGTCTACCAGCACGTCCTGCTGATCCCCAGCCTGACCGTGCTCGAGAACCTGATGCTGGGGTCGCCCTGGTACCGGCCCTACAGCCGCGCGCGCACCCTGGCCCGGTTCCGCGAGCTGTGCGCGCTGCTGGCGATCACCCTGGACCCCGACGCACCGGTCGGCCGGCTTTCGCTCGGCGAGCAGCAGCAGGTCGAGATCGTGCGCGCCCTGTGGCACGGCCAACTGGTGCTGATCCTCGACGAGCCGACCTCGATGCTGACGCCGAAGGGGGTCGAGGAGCTGATCACCGTGGTGCGGCGGCTGCGCGACCACGGGCTGGCGGTGGTGTTCATCACCCACAAGCTGCGCGAGGCCTACCAGTTGGCCGACCGCATCAGCGTGCTGCGCCAGGGACGCGTGGTCGGCGAACTGGCTCCGGACCGCCTGCGCGGGATGAGCGAGCACGCGGTCATCGACGCGGTGGTCGCGATGATGTTCGGACGGGCCGAGGCCGACGCCGACCTGGAGGAGGTGCTTGTCGGCGAGGCCCGCGCGCACGAGGCACTGCGGCCGGTCGACCGCACCGGCCCCGCCAAGCTGACCATTGCGGGGCTGTCGACGGTCGGCGAGCGCGGCGAGTGCGCGCTGACCGACGTCGGCTTCGCCGTGTGGCCGGGCGAGATCCTCGGCATCGCCGGCGTCGACGGCAACGGCCAGAAGCATCTGGCCGAGGCGCTGGCCGGCCAGCGTCACGCAACGGCGGGTACGATCCTGCTGAACGATGCCGACATCACCCGGATGGGCGTGCCGCAACGGCGCGAGGCCGGGGTCCGCTATGTCACCGACGAACGGCTGGACGAGGGTACCGCCGGCGGCCACTCCGTGGCGGTCAACCTGATCCTGAAGGACATGGGGCAGGCGCCGTTCTGGCGCGCCGGGCTAACCCGCTGGGGCGCGATCAACGGCCATGCCCGCGCGCAGATCGCGGCACACGACGTGCGTACGCCGTCGGAGCGGACGGCGATCGGCAAGCTGTCGGGCGGCAACATCCAGAAGGTGCTGCTGGCACGGGAGCTCTCGCGCTCGGCCCAGCTGGTGGTGTTCAACAAGCCGACCTACGGCCTCGACCTGCAGACGACGCAACTGGCGCGCAGCCGCATCCGCCAGGGCGCCGGCACCGAGGACGCCGCGCTGGTGGTGATCTCGACCGAGCTGGACGAGCTGTTCGAGGTCTGCCACCGCATCGCCGTGCTCGATCGCGGCCGGCTGGCCGGCATCGTCGACAACCGCGCCGGCGCCGAGACGGAGATCGGCCGCCTGATGACCGGCACGGCCGGCAAGGCGGCGCCGCAATGAGCGAGGCGGCGCTGCAGCGGACGCCGGCAATGGCGGCGCGTCTCGGCGGGCTGGTCCGCATCCTGGTGCCGGTGCTTCTGGCGCTGGTCGCCGGCGGGCTGCTGCTGCTGGCCTGGGACATCGACCCGCTGGCCTACTATGGCTACGTCATCGACCGCGGCCTGTTCAGCGCCACCGGGCTCGAGGGCTCGATCACCCGCACCGCGCCGCTGCTGCTGATCGCGGCCGGCCTGATCGTGGCGTTCCGCGCCGGGCTGTGGAACCTGGGGGTCGACGGCCAGTTCCTGTTGGCCACCGTCTGCGTCGCCGCGCTGGCGCCGGCGCTGGCGCCGCATGTGCCGCTGCTGCTGATGGACCTGATCTGCTTCGCGGTCGCCTTCGCGGTGGCGGCGGCATGGTCGCTGATCCCCGCCTTCCTCAAGGCGGTGCACGGCATCAACGAGATCATCTCGACGCTGATGATGAGCTTCCTCGGCGTCAGCCTGGCCAACATCCTGATCAAGACCGCGTTCAACGACCCGTCGACGACCGTGCCGCAGACCGCCACCCTGGAGGTGGCCGACCGCCTGGGCCGACTCGGCGATTCCACCGTGCACTGGGGCGTGCTGCTGGCGGTGGCGGCGGTGATCGGCGTCCACCTGATGATGGAATACACCGCCTTCGGGCTGCGGCTGCAGGTCGTCGGCGCCAACCCGCGCACCGCGGTGCACGCCGGGCTGAACCTGCGGCTGCTGACCTTTCTGGCCTTCGGCATCAGCGCCGGCCTCGCCGGCATCGGCGGCGCGGTCGACACCGTCGGCGTGCTCGGCACCATCCGGGCCGACTGGAACCCGGCCTACGGCATCCTGGTGATCCCGCTGGTGTTCCTCGCCCGCTTCAACGGCTTCGGTGTCATCGCCTTCGTGTTTTTCTTCGCGGTGCTGATGATCGGCGGCGAGAGCGCGGCCCGGCGGCTGGGCGTGCCGAACTTCTTCGTCCTGGTGCTGGTGGCGCTGCTGCTGCTGTTCCTGGCCGTGGTCGAGTATCTCGACCAGGAATGGCGCCGGCGCAGGATGGCCTGAGCGATGGACGCGCTGCTGACCGAGGTGTTCATCGGCTCGCTGCTGTTCGGCGCGGTGACGGCGGCGGTGCCGCTGCTGCTGGCCGGCCTGGGCGAGCAGGTCTCCGAGAAGGCCGGGGTACTCAACATCGGCATCGAGGGCATGATGCTGCTCGGCGCCTTCGTCGGCTTCGCGGTGACCTACAAGGAGGATTCCTTCTGGCTGGGCTTCCTGGCCGGCGGTGCCGCCGGAATGGCCGCTGCCGCGCTGATGGTGGTTTTCTGCGTCTTCGCCGGGATGAACCAGATCGTCGTCGGCATCGCCATCACCCTGGGTGCGGAGGGGCTGACCGCACTGCTGCACCATTTCGAGTTCAGCCGCAGCTATCCGCGCCTGCCCAAGACCGAGACGTTGCCGATCCCGGGCCTCAGCGATCTGCCGGCTGTCGGTACGGCGTTCTTCGACCGCAACCCGATCGTCTATCTGGCGGTGCTGCTGGCCTTCTTCCTGGTCTGGTTGTTCCGCAAGACCCATATCGGGCTGAACCTACAGGCGGCGGGCGACAAGCCGGCGGCGCTGGACGCGGCCGGCGTCAGCGTCCGCACCACCCGCGCGGCCGCCGTACTGACCACCGGCTTCCTCGCCGGCGTCGGCGGCGCCTTCCTGTCGTCGGTGGGCGGCGGGCTGTTCCTGCCGTTCATGACCGGCGGCGCCGGCTTCATCGCCATCGTCCTGGCCATGCTGGCCCGCGGCAAGCCGACCTGGGTGCTGATCGGCGCGTTCCTGTTCGGCATCAGCCTGTCGCTGACCACCGCGATGCAGGTCGCCGGCATCAACGTGCCGACCGACCTGATCCAGATGCTGCCTTTCGCGATGGTGATCCTCGTGCTGGTGGCATTCGGCCGCAACAGCCGGCTGCCGCCCGCGCTGGGCTTGCCCTATCGCCGCGGCGCGCGTTGAATGCCCTGAAACGACGGAGAGAGCCCATGGCCGAGACCAAGGTCTATTTGCTGGACGGCGGCACGCTGGTGATCGACGGCTTCCACGCCTTCTGGAACCGCGGGCCGGGCGGCGAGCTGCGCTTTCCCTGCTATTCCGTCCTGGTCGAGCATGCCGACGGCCTCTACATCTTCGACACCGGCTACGACTTCGACCACGTGATGAAGGTGCTGCCGTTCGAGAAGCCGATCCAGGACCCGGCGCAGACCATTCCCGGCGCGCTGGCCGCGATCGGCAAGAAGCCGGAAGACATCAACTACGTCATCAACTCGCACTACCACTTCGACCATTGCGGCGGGAACAAGCACCTGACCGCCGCCTGCACGGTCTGCCACGCCAAGGAGCTGGAGGCCTGCAGCTGCCACCAGCCGTTCGAGCACCTGGGCTACTCCGACCTCAGCTTCGCGCCGGAGCTGGCGGCGAAGAAGGCCGGCACCGAGCCGGCGCTCGACATCTACACGCCGAAGTTCGAGACCGTGACCGGCGACCAGGAGATCGCCAAGGGCCTGTGGCTGTTCGAGACGCCGGGCCACACCGCCGGCCACTATTCGATGATGGTGGAGCTGGCGAACCGGCGGCCGATGCTGTTCACCGCCGATGCCTGCTACTCCAAGAAGAACATGGACATGATGTGCATCTCCAGCTTCCACCTCGACCCGACCGCGAGCCTGCGCTCGATGGTGCGGCTGAAGGAACTGGCCGAGAAGCACGATGCCGAGCTGTTCTACTCCCACGACCCCGACAGCTTCGGCGACTACATCAAGGCGCCCGGCTACTATTCCTGACCGCCCCCGGCACGCGCCGCCGTGCGTCCTTCGAGACGCCGCCCTGCGGGCGGCTCCTCAGGATGAGGGGCGGGGGTGTTTGGCAGCGACGATTGGAACGCGGCGGCGATTGCGCTCGCTCGCGCGAAATGTGCGTGCGCCGATCGGCGCAAGACCGATGGAGCCGCACCGCCCTTCCTCATCCTGAGGAGGCGCGCAGAGCGCGCCGTCTCGAAGGACGCACCCTGTTCGCTATCCGGCCGCGTCGATCACGGCCATCGCAGCCGCCACGCCTGCGGGCACGTCGGCGCGGAAGCCGAGGCGGTTGAGGGCGCCGCCGAGGGCGGCGATGGCGACGACGGCGTAGATCGGTTCGGCGGTCGGGCCCATGTGGCCGATGCGGATCAGCTTGCCGAGGGTCTCGCCGCGGCCGACCGACAGCATCACGCCATAGCCGTTGCGGGCGGCAGCGATGATGTCGCCGTCGCGCAGACCCTCGGGCACCGCGACCGCGGTGGTGGTCGGCGAGGCAATGGCCTCGTCGGCGGCCCACAGCCGGCAGCCCATCGCCTTGACGCCGGCACGGCACGCGGCAGCGGTCAGCGCGTGGCGGCGCCAGACATTCTCCGGGCCTTCGGCCAGATAGACGTCGATCGCGGCCGACAGGCCGGCGATCTCCGAAACCGACGGCGTGAACGGGAACGGTGAGTCCTTGCTCCAGGCGTGCTGCCAGTCCCGCAGGCTGAGGATCGAGGCGGTGGGGCAGTCGGGGTTGGCCGCCATCTGCGCCCACGCCGCCTGGCTGACCGCGATGACGGTCACGCCCGGCGTGCCGCCCAGGCACTTGCCCGGCCCGGTGATGAACACGTCGGCATGGCAGTCGGCCGGGTGCACGTCCATGCCGCCGAACGACGACACCGCGTCGACCAGCAGCAACGCACCGTGATCGTGGACGATGCGGCCGATCTCGTTCAGCGGGTTGACGGTGCCGGACGGGGTGTCGTGATGGACGACGGAGACGATCCTGATGTCCGGCCGCTGCTTGAACGCGCGGGCGACGTCGGCCGGGTCGATCGCCGCGTTGTACGGCACCTCGATTTCGACCATGTCGCCGTGATAGCGCGCCGACCAGTATCCGAAGCCCTTGCCGTAGACGCCTGAGGCGAGGTTGAGCACGGTATCGTTGCGGCCGATCAGCGAGGCCGCGGCGGCCTCGATCGCCACCGCCGGCTCGGCCTGGATGATCAGCGCCGGGTCCGGCCAGCGCATCGCCTCGGCGCAGCGGCGCGCCACCTGCTCATAGAAGTGCAGGAAGCTGGGGTCGTAGTCGTAGCCGAGCGGCCGGGCCATCGCGAGCAGCACCTCGGGATAGCCCTGCACCGGGCCGGAGGTCAGCGTGATCACCGCCTTCTTGATCGGTGCGTCGCTCATCGTCTTCTCCCTATTGGTCCCGCCGCGCGGAACCATGATAGGGTCCGATCATGAACGACGCCACGGGGAAGCGCAGGCAGCGCCGATGACGCAGGGCCGCACCGCGTATGATTTCGTCGTGGTCGGGGCCGGCACCGCCGGCTGTGTGCTGGCCGCGCGGCTGAGCGAGGATCGGCACGCCAGGGTGGCCCTGGTCGAGGCTGGGCGCGCGGCCAGCGACCCCGCCATCGCCGACCCGCTGGCTTGGCCGGCCCTGCAGGGCTCCGCCGTCGACTGGGGCTATGCGACCGTGCCGCAGGCGGCGGGGCGGCGGCACGCGTGGCCGCGCGGGCGCGTGCTCGGCGGGTCCTCGGCGATCAACGCGATGGCGCATGTGCGCGGCCACCCCGACGACTTCGACCGGTGGGCGGCGGCCGGTTGCCGCGGCTGGGGCTATGCCGACCTGATGCCCTACTTCCGGCGCAGCGAGGATTCGCCGCTGGCGCCGTCGCCCTACCATGCCGCCGGCGGACCGATCCGGCTGATGCGGCCGGAGGCGCCGCATCCGATCACCGAGGCCTATCGGGCGGCCGGTGCGGAACGTGGGCTGGCGCCGACAGCGGACCATAATGGTTCGCAGATGGCCGGGCCGACGCTGAACACGCTGACCATCGACCGCGGCCGCCGGCAAACGGTGGCCGACGCCTATCTGACCGAGGCCGTGCGCGCGCGGCCGAACCTGGCGCTGCTGACCGGCCTGCTGGTCGACCGGCTGGCGCTGGAGCCGGACGGCCGGTGCACAGGGATCGCCGTCGTCGACCAGTCCGGCACGCGCACGATCCGCGCCGACCGCGCGGTGGTGCTGGCCGCCGGCGCGATCGGCTCGCCGGCCATCCTGCTGCGTTCCGGCATCGGCCCGGCCGACGAACTGGCGGCGCTGGGCATCCGGCCGCTGGTGCCGCTGGCCGGCGTCGGCGCCAACCTGCACGATCATCTGCTGTCGGGCGGCAATGTCTATCGCGCGCGCCGGCCGGTGCCGCCGTCGCGCTACCAGCATTCCGAGTCGCTGATGTACATCGCGGGCGAGGGTGCCGACCCGGCGCCGCAGCTGGTGCTGGCCTGCGTGATTGCACCGGTGACGACCGAGGCCTTCACGGCGCCGGAAGCCGGCAGCGCCTACACCGTCATGTTCGGCTTCACCCATCCGCGCAGCCGCGGCACGCTGCGGCTGGCTTCGGCCGACCCGCTGGCGCAGCCGCTGCTCGATCCGGCCTATCTGTCCGATCCGGCCGACCGCGCCCGTTATGCCGAGGCGCTGGACTGGGCGCGGGCGGTGGGCGGCGCGCAGGCGCTGGACGACTGGCGGGCCGACGAGCTGCTGCCGACGCCGGCCGATCTGGCCGACGAGGCCGCGCGTCAGACATTCCTGGCCCGGGCCGCCTATACCCACCACCACCCGGTCGGCACGTGCCGCATGGGCACCGGCGCGGATGCGGTGGTTGGCCCGGACCTGGCGGTGCGCGGTTGCGAGGGCCTGTATGTGGCCGACGCGGCGGTGATGCCCTCGATCACCACCGGCCCGGTCAACGCGGCCATCCTGGCGATCGCCGAGCGCGCCAGCGACCTGATCGCGGGACGCGATCCGCTTCCGCCCTACGATCCGCGGACGGTGGTGCAGCCGTGAAGCACGCGCTTGCCGTTGCCGGCGTGCTGGTCCTGGCCGGCTGCACCGCCGGCGGTTCGCCGCCGACCGCGGCTCCGCCCGCCACCGTTACGATCGCGATCGACAACCGCAGCGGCGCGACCCTGTTCTGCACCGCCGTGCTGGCGCACTTCATCACGCGCGATACCGGGCCGATCCCTTCCGGCGCGCGTGTCGCGCTCGAGTTCGACCGGCCCGACGACCGCGGCACGCTTGCCTACGGCACCCACAACGGCGCGCCGATGTACGTCGAGAACCTGCTGTGCGGCCGGGAAGGGGCGTGGGACGCGACCCGGGTCGACATCGACCTGCGCCCGGCGCGCAGCGGCACGGCGGAGCGCTATGCGTTGCGTTGTACGGACGGCGAACCGCTCGCCTGCGCGCTCGAACCGCAACCCTGAGCGGCCCGCGCCGGCTCAGCCCGCCTTGCGTCCGTGCAGCACCATGTTGAAGGCGGAGGCGGTGGCCAGCGAGAGATCGTCGAACCCGGCCCGCTGTGCGACGACCCGCAGCCGCGCCGGCCCCGCCTGCGCGCCCAGCGCCGCGCCGACCTCCTGGCTCATCGACGCCGGGGTGCAGACGCAGGTCGAGCCGGAATAGTAGAGCCGGCCGACCGGCGTCAGGTTGTCGGCCAACCGGTCGTTGGCGAAGGGCTCGACCAGCATGACGATGCCGCCGGGCTTCAGCGCGGCATGGGCGTGGGCCATGGCGCCGACCGGGTCGCCCATGTCGTGCAGGCAGTCGAAGAAGGCGATCACGTCGAAATCGCGCTCGGCATAGCCCTTTGCCGCGGCCACCTCGAAGCGTGTGTTGTGCAGACCCGCCTCCGCCGCTGTCTCGCGGGCGCGGTCGATCGAGGGGC contains:
- a CDS encoding GMC family oxidoreductase N-terminal domain-containing protein, producing MTQGRTAYDFVVVGAGTAGCVLAARLSEDRHARVALVEAGRAASDPAIADPLAWPALQGSAVDWGYATVPQAAGRRHAWPRGRVLGGSSAINAMAHVRGHPDDFDRWAAAGCRGWGYADLMPYFRRSEDSPLAPSPYHAAGGPIRLMRPEAPHPITEAYRAAGAERGLAPTADHNGSQMAGPTLNTLTIDRGRRQTVADAYLTEAVRARPNLALLTGLLVDRLALEPDGRCTGIAVVDQSGTRTIRADRAVVLAAGAIGSPAILLRSGIGPADELAALGIRPLVPLAGVGANLHDHLLSGGNVYRARRPVPPSRYQHSESLMYIAGEGADPAPQLVLACVIAPVTTEAFTAPEAGSAYTVMFGFTHPRSRGTLRLASADPLAQPLLDPAYLSDPADRARYAEALDWARAVGGAQALDDWRADELLPTPADLADEAARQTFLARAAYTHHHPVGTCRMGTGADAVVGPDLAVRGCEGLYVADAAVMPSITTGPVNAAILAIAERASDLIAGRDPLPPYDPRTVVQP